One Anaerotignum faecicola DNA window includes the following coding sequences:
- a CDS encoding M23 family metallopeptidase, whose translation MNRKTRAKYIRTKKNIYNNFKLLGFYTIVFSTMGLAFSVTGKSINAYTKPMAAVAYAQKETSFIRNTDEILSKQSEKIAEVSNRFQNQKLKIEKTQQPQITEAAANSNIPEGLPLSGTVTSEFGERNDPINGEKNMHKGIDLAADTGTKVTATAGGIVKSARYSNSYGYIVEIDHGNGYLTKYAHNSSLTVKTGDTVVKGQTVAYSGSTGNSTGPHLHYEVCYEGVPVNPVSPLTAINK comes from the coding sequence TTGAACAGAAAAACTCGCGCAAAATACATCCGTACAAAAAAAAATATATATAACAACTTTAAGCTTTTGGGGTTTTATACAATAGTCTTTTCAACAATGGGTTTGGCATTCAGCGTTACTGGAAAGAGTATAAACGCATATACAAAGCCTATGGCGGCTGTTGCATACGCACAAAAGGAAACTTCATTTATAAGAAATACTGACGAAATACTCAGCAAACAAAGTGAAAAAATAGCGGAAGTTTCAAACCGTTTTCAAAATCAGAAGCTAAAAATCGAAAAAACGCAGCAGCCGCAAATTACAGAAGCGGCCGCAAATTCAAATATACCGGAAGGCCTTCCGTTAAGCGGAACCGTTACGTCTGAATTCGGCGAAAGAAACGATCCGATTAACGGAGAAAAAAATATGCACAAAGGAATAGACCTTGCAGCCGATACCGGAACAAAAGTAACGGCAACTGCCGGAGGCATTGTAAAAAGCGCAAGATACAGCAATTCATACGGTTATATAGTAGAAATAGACCATGGCAACGGGTACTTAACTAAATATGCACATAACAGCAGTCTAACGGTTAAAACAGGCGATACTGTTGTAAAAGGCCAAACTGTGGCTTATTCCGGAAGTACAGGAAATTCCACAGGGCCTCATCTGCACTATGAAGTCTGTTATGAAGGCGTGCCTGTAAATCCCGTTTCTCCCTTGACAGCCATAAATAAATAA
- a CDS encoding PH domain-containing protein — translation MEKNLKPHYTLILISTLKMTFILALFYIAAVAVSPNKYYSALNLLKMFIPAAVLIYAYMFYFWNSVSICFNNDKLIFNMTAGRKNHIEVLYSEITHIKTTQGILEKLFGVSRISITIGGDEKTYGSSAMVLENYLVFKNETTKEVINMIKANA, via the coding sequence ATGGAAAAAAATTTGAAGCCTCATTACACACTCATCTTAATTTCGACCCTTAAAATGACTTTTATCCTTGCTTTATTTTATATTGCGGCCGTTGCAGTTTCTCCAAACAAATATTATTCAGCGCTTAATCTGCTGAAAATGTTTATCCCAGCCGCCGTGCTTATATACGCATATATGTTTTATTTTTGGAACAGCGTTTCAATATGCTTTAATAATGATAAGCTTATTTTCAATATGACGGCGGGCAGAAAAAATCATATAGAAGTTTTGTACAGCGAAATTACCCACATTAAAACAACACAAGGCATACTTGAAAAATTATTCGGGGTGTCCCGTATTTCCATTACAATAGGCGGCGATGAGAAAACATATGGGAGCAGCGCGATGGTGCTTGAAAACTATCTTGTATTTAAAAACGAAACAACAAAAGAAGTAATAAATATGATTAAGGCTAATGCCTGA
- the mgtE gene encoding magnesium transporter, with translation MELMLEKWLDLLEKKKYKELKTELNESNPADIAEFFEEVEVEKRLFVFRLLTKDNAADVFSFMDSDMQAHIINSITDREVKSIVDDMSMDDTVDLLGEIPANVVTRILKNTDEEKRAIINSFLNYPEDSAGSIMTIEFVQFHLDTTVKKAMEQLRRTGVDKETIYSCYVVNEKRVLVGMVSLRTIILSSDDTFIKDIMEDDVISVRTLDDQEDTANIFKKYNLIALPVVDNEDRLVGIITVDDIVDVIEQENTEDIEKMSALIPSENEYLKTSVFTLAKNRIVWLLVLMISGTVSSAIISGYESVLASSIILSSFFPILMDTGGNAGSQSSTLIIRGMAIGEIQMADVFKVLWKELRVGAISGFILAGVNFVRLVLLKTPLEVNMAVSLSLMATVIIAKCVGCILPIIAKKLKFDPAIMAGPLITTVVDAISLIVFFNAAQVFVL, from the coding sequence ATGGAATTGATGTTAGAAAAATGGCTTGATTTGCTTGAAAAAAAGAAATATAAAGAGCTTAAAACCGAACTGAATGAAAGCAATCCGGCTGATATTGCAGAGTTTTTTGAAGAAGTTGAAGTTGAAAAACGACTCTTTGTTTTCAGGCTTTTAACAAAGGATAATGCGGCGGATGTTTTCTCATTTATGGATTCTGATATGCAGGCTCATATAATAAACAGTATTACAGACAGGGAAGTCAAAAGTATAGTAGATGATATGAGTATGGATGACACTGTAGATTTACTTGGCGAAATTCCCGCAAATGTCGTTACAAGAATTTTGAAAAACACTGACGAAGAGAAAAGGGCTATTATAAACAGTTTCCTTAATTATCCGGAAGACAGCGCCGGAAGTATAATGACAATAGAATTCGTACAGTTCCATCTTGATACTACAGTTAAAAAAGCAATGGAACAGCTTAGACGTACGGGTGTCGACAAGGAAACGATATATTCATGCTATGTGGTTAATGAAAAGAGAGTTCTTGTAGGTATGGTTTCACTCCGCACAATTATTTTATCGAGTGACGATACTTTTATCAAAGATATTATGGAAGATGATGTTATCAGCGTTAGGACTCTCGACGATCAGGAAGATACTGCAAATATATTTAAAAAATACAACCTTATTGCATTGCCTGTTGTAGATAATGAGGATAGGCTTGTCGGAATAATTACCGTAGACGATATAGTTGATGTAATTGAGCAGGAAAATACAGAAGATATTGAAAAGATGTCGGCTCTTATACCTTCTGAAAACGAATACCTAAAAACCAGTGTGTTTACATTGGCAAAAAACAGGATTGTATGGCTGCTTGTACTGATGATTTCGGGAACAGTATCAAGTGCGATTATAAGCGGGTATGAAAGCGTTTTAGCATCCTCAATAATACTTTCATCATTTTTTCCGATACTGATGGATACCGGCGGAAATGCCGGTTCTCAGTCGTCGACACTCATAATAAGGGGAATGGCTATCGGTGAAATACAAATGGCCGATGTATTCAAAGTTTTATGGAAAGAACTTAGGGTAGGGGCAATAAGCGGTTTTATACTTGCAGGCGTTAATTTTGTAAGGCTTGTGTTGTTGAAAACGCCTTTGGAAGTTAATATGGCGGTTTCTTTGAGTTTAATGGCAACTGTTATAATAGCTAAATGCGTTGGATGTATTTTGCCGATAATAGCAAAAAAATTAAAATTCGATCCGGCTATAATGGCTGGTCCGCTTATTACAACTGTCGTTGACGCCATATCGCTTATTGTATTTTTCAACGCAGCACAGGTTTTTGTATTATAA
- a CDS encoding gluconolactonase: MKRQENRAVIAWRRAASAGLVSSADRAYMKALVPRPTPDFWTKCPELVDTLTKKQTDFSLKIEMGGKPF; the protein is encoded by the coding sequence TTGAAGCGGCAGGAAAACAGGGCTGTGATTGCGTGGCGTAGAGCCGCAAGCGCAGGGCTGGTTTCGTCAGCAGACAGGGCGTATATGAAAGCCCTCGTCCCTCGTCCTACACCGGACTTCTGGACAAAATGTCCCGAACTTGTGGACACACTCACGAAAAAGCAGACGGATTTTTCTCTCAAAATTGAAATGGGCGGGAAGCCATTTTAG
- a CDS encoding site-specific integrase, translated as MYEKYLEQLEEAGKIRNLKERSINCYKNYVSYFLKYQNKNPKELTCQDVRAFLLAKKEEGLKATTLNLYNSAIRFFYRNVLHILWDDITVPRMILEHKLPTVLTVDEIDRLLEAVDDIKYRAMFATMYSSGMRVSEVIHLHYDDISRSNMQIHVRDTKNRMDRYTILSKRCLDILTQYWFEKGRPRGILFPNKFTGNYLTVSTLEQVMRRAVSDAELPKKATPHCLRHSFATHLMEQGVERQNIQALLGHRDPKSTEVYLHVSNKSLMGIQSPFDRKEGADYE; from the coding sequence ATGTATGAAAAATATTTAGAACAGCTTGAGGAAGCCGGAAAAATCCGTAACCTCAAAGAACGTTCCATCAACTGCTATAAAAACTATGTTTCTTACTTTCTGAAATATCAGAATAAGAATCCCAAAGAACTTACCTGTCAGGATGTCAGGGCTTTTTTGCTTGCAAAAAAAGAGGAAGGACTGAAAGCCACAACTCTGAATCTTTACAATTCTGCCATCCGTTTTTTCTATCGAAATGTCCTGCATATCCTTTGGGATGACATCACAGTTCCACGTATGATCCTAGAACATAAGCTTCCGACCGTACTGACTGTTGATGAAATAGACCGTCTATTAGAAGCTGTTGATGATATCAAATATAGAGCCATGTTTGCAACGATGTATTCTTCCGGGATGCGGGTTTCTGAAGTGATCCACCTTCATTATGATGATATTTCCCGTTCAAATATGCAGATCCATGTCCGAGATACGAAGAACAGGATGGATCGCTATACAATTCTTTCTAAACGGTGTCTGGATATCCTTACGCAATACTGGTTTGAGAAAGGACGTCCCCGTGGGATCCTGTTTCCTAATAAATTTACTGGTAATTACCTGACAGTCAGTACACTGGAGCAAGTGATGCGACGGGCAGTATCCGATGCTGAACTTCCAAAGAAAGCAACTCCACACTGTCTCCGTCATAGCTTTGCAACTCATCTGATGGAGCAGGGAGTAGAACGGCAGAATATTCAGGCACTGCTTGGACACCGTGACCCAAAATCCACGGAAGTTTATCTTCATGTCAGCAACAAATCCCTCATGGGAATCCAAAGTCCCTTTGACAGGAAAGAAGGTGCTGATTATGAATAA
- a CDS encoding IS91 family transposase has protein sequence MNKPTVQDIFRCFYSAYLEKYSPSPEQAKVARNILNCKTGAYGANVSVCEDCGAVQIHYNSCRNRCCPMCQAVPKEMWMDARKEDVLDAPYFHLVFTVPDILNPIIYNNQKLLYDTLYHAASATISELTADPKHLGAAVGYICILHTWGSEMNFHPHIHTILLGGGLTSKNEWKDNGTEFFLPIWAVSKVFRGKYMDELKNLWNTNQLKFHGTAEKYSNHYVFKELIDFCYDAEWIPYCKKTFNGAQSVIDYLGKYTHRIAISNHRIICMDDENVTFSVKDYRNNGQWKELTLSGVEFIRRFLMHVPPKRFVRIRHYGLLCSRSKHKKLTLCRNLLGCQKYLSKLRGKEIPEILKQLYEINICVCKSCGGHLGKPQLRIPQRC, from the coding sequence ATGAATAAGCCCACCGTCCAGGATATTTTCCGGTGTTTTTATTCGGCATACCTTGAAAAGTATTCTCCTTCTCCGGAACAGGCAAAAGTTGCCCGGAACATCTTGAACTGCAAAACCGGAGCCTATGGTGCAAACGTCAGTGTATGTGAAGACTGTGGTGCTGTTCAGATTCACTATAATTCCTGCCGCAACCGTTGTTGTCCCATGTGTCAGGCTGTTCCAAAGGAAATGTGGATGGATGCCCGCAAAGAGGATGTGCTTGATGCACCCTACTTCCACTTGGTATTTACAGTTCCTGACATTCTGAATCCAATCATTTACAATAATCAGAAACTGTTATATGACACCCTGTATCATGCAGCTTCTGCTACAATCAGTGAACTGACTGCTGACCCAAAGCACCTTGGTGCTGCTGTCGGCTATATCTGCATCCTGCATACATGGGGATCTGAAATGAACTTTCATCCCCATATCCATACAATACTGCTCGGCGGTGGTCTGACATCCAAAAACGAATGGAAAGACAACGGTACTGAGTTTTTTCTTCCTATATGGGCTGTCTCCAAAGTCTTTCGTGGAAAATATATGGATGAGTTGAAAAATCTCTGGAATACGAATCAACTTAAGTTTCATGGAACTGCCGAAAAATACAGTAACCATTATGTGTTCAAAGAACTGATTGATTTCTGTTATGATGCGGAATGGATTCCTTATTGTAAGAAAACTTTTAACGGCGCACAGTCTGTGATTGACTACCTTGGAAAGTATACCCATAGGATTGCCATCAGCAATCACCGCATCATCTGTATGGACGATGAAAACGTTACTTTTTCTGTAAAGGATTACCGGAACAATGGACAATGGAAAGAACTGACTCTTTCCGGTGTTGAATTTATACGACGGTTTCTGATGCACGTACCGCCAAAACGTTTTGTCAGGATTCGGCATTACGGACTTCTTTGTTCCCGTAGCAAACACAAGAAACTGACTTTATGCCGGAATCTCCTTGGATGCCAAAAGTATCTCTCGAAGCTTCGAGGTAAGGAGATACCAGAAATATTAAAACAGCTTTATGAGATAAACATTTGTGTGTGTAAATCCTGTGGCGGGCATCTTGGAAAACCACAGCTTCGAATACCACAAAGATGTTAA
- a CDS encoding helix-turn-helix domain-containing protein, which produces MELSIQERLKDLRVERGLTLEQLAEQTKISKSALGSYEADDFKDISHYALIKLAKFYGVTADYLLGLTETKNHPNADLTDLRLSDDMIELLKSGLVDNSLLCELAVHLDFPRLMADLEIYVNGIAGKQVQSANAIIDTVSATIMKQHNPSLSDPQLRQLIAAHIDDDSFCRYVIQQDINKIALDLREVHKDDFFSVPEDNPLEDFLQTVDEATNPNSDPEQAALVFICKRLKLNLKKLSEEEKKWLKKIAQKSDLLKNPNPQRGRK; this is translated from the coding sequence ATGGAACTGTCCATACAAGAACGATTGAAAGACCTGCGTGTGGAGCGTGGGCTGACACTGGAACAGCTTGCGGAGCAGACCAAGATTTCCAAGTCTGCATTGGGCAGCTATGAAGCGGACGACTTCAAGGACATCAGCCACTATGCCCTTATCAAGCTGGCGAAGTTTTACGGCGTGACCGCTGACTATCTGCTGGGATTGACCGAAACAAAAAATCACCCAAACGCCGATCTTACAGACCTGCGTTTGAGTGATGATATGATTGAACTCTTGAAAAGCGGGTTGGTGGATAATTCCCTCTTGTGTGAACTGGCGGTACACCTGGATTTCCCCCGGCTGATGGCTGACCTCGAAATCTATGTAAACGGTATCGCTGGCAAACAGGTACAGAGTGCAAATGCCATTATAGACACTGTGAGCGCAACCATTATGAAGCAGCACAATCCCAGCTTGTCCGACCCGCAGTTAAGACAGCTTATCGCCGCCCATATTGACGATGACAGCTTTTGCCGCTATGTGATACAGCAGGACATAAACAAGATAGCTCTTGACCTACGAGAAGTACATAAGGACGATTTTTTCAGCGTCCCGGAGGACAACCCGCTGGAAGATTTTTTGCAAACCGTTGATGAAGCCACTAATCCGAACAGTGACCCAGAGCAAGCGGCTTTGGTGTTTATCTGTAAGCGGCTCAAATTGAATTTGAAGAAGCTGTCTGAGGAAGAAAAGAAGTGGCTGAAAAAGATTGCGCAGAAGTCGGACTTGCTGAAAAATCCAAATCCCCAGCGGGGGAGGAAATAA
- a CDS encoding cysteine-rich VLP domain-containing protein produces the protein MRENPYKQLPPIERRQDGSLYRMTPAQRKQANALIRRECCCYEDGNCMLLDDGDTHTCPQTISFSVCCEWFRWSVLPQIGTLEAEIFRDKELKRCAVCGRVFVPKSNRAKYCPDCAARVHRRQKTESERKRRSCVDS, from the coding sequence ATGAGAGAGAACCCATATAAACAACTGCCGCCCATAGAGCGCAGGCAGGACGGTTCCCTTTATCGCATGACACCGGCACAGAGGAAACAGGCAAACGCCCTGATCCGCCGGGAGTGCTGCTGTTATGAGGACGGGAACTGTATGCTCCTTGACGATGGGGACACCCACACCTGCCCCCAGACCATTTCTTTCTCGGTCTGCTGTGAGTGGTTCCGCTGGTCGGTCTTGCCGCAAATCGGGACGCTGGAAGCGGAGATTTTCCGGGATAAGGAGCTAAAACGCTGTGCGGTCTGCGGCAGAGTGTTCGTCCCAAAGTCCAACCGGGCGAAATACTGTCCCGACTGCGCCGCCAGAGTTCACAGGCGGCAGAAAACAGAAAGTGAACGGAAAAGGAGGTCTTGTGTGGACAGTTAG
- a CDS encoding replication initiator protein A has protein sequence MTNTIYIHQPEKAVSFTRLPNFLFEAPTFTPLSNEAKVLYAFILRRTDLSRKNGWADEYGRIYLYYPINEVVELLHCGRQKAVNTLRELQYAGLVEIQKQGCGKPNRIYPKSYEAVPNTDFKKSGYGTPED, from the coding sequence ATGACAAACACCATTTATATCCATCAGCCGGAAAAGGCGGTCAGCTTTACCCGGCTTCCCAATTTCCTTTTTGAAGCCCCCACATTCACGCCACTGTCCAACGAAGCAAAGGTACTGTACGCCTTTATCCTGCGCCGGACAGACCTGTCCCGGAAAAACGGCTGGGCGGACGAATATGGGCGCATTTACCTCTACTATCCCATCAACGAGGTAGTGGAGCTGCTCCACTGCGGACGGCAGAAAGCGGTCAACACCCTGCGGGAACTGCAATACGCCGGACTGGTGGAAATCCAGAAGCAGGGCTGTGGAAAACCCAACCGTATTTACCCAAAATCCTACGAAGCGGTTCCAAACACCGACTTCAAGAAATCCGGTTATGGAACGCCGGAGGACTGA
- a CDS encoding plasmid recombination protein — MAQHAILRFEKHKGNPARPLEAHHERQKEQYASNPDIDTSRSKYNFHIVKPEGRYYHFIKSRIEQAGCRTRRDSTRFVDTLITASPEFFKKKSPKEIQEFFQRAADFLIGRVGKENIVSAVVHMDEKTPHLHLVFVPLTEDNRLCAKEIIGNRANLTKWQDDFHAYMVEKYRDLERGESASKTGRKHIPTRLFKQAVNLSKQARAIEATLDGITPFNAGKKKEEALSLLKKWFPQMENFSGQLKKYKVTINDLLAENEQLEARAKASEKGKMKDTMERAKLKSELDDLQRLVDRIPPDILAELKRQQRHTRER, encoded by the coding sequence ATGGCACAACACGCAATTTTGCGATTTGAAAAACACAAGGGCAATCCGGCAAGACCGCTGGAAGCCCATCACGAACGGCAAAAGGAACAGTACGCCAGCAATCCTGACATTGACACCAGCCGGAGCAAGTACAACTTCCATATCGTTAAGCCAGAGGGCAGATACTACCACTTCATTAAAAGCCGCATTGAACAAGCTGGCTGCCGCACCCGCAGGGACAGCACCCGGTTTGTGGATACGCTGATTACCGCCAGCCCGGAATTTTTTAAGAAGAAGTCCCCAAAGGAGATACAGGAATTTTTCCAGAGGGCGGCTGATTTCTTAATCGGGCGGGTAGGGAAAGAAAATATCGTGTCGGCGGTGGTACACATGGACGAGAAAACGCCCCACCTGCATTTGGTCTTTGTCCCGCTGACAGAGGACAACCGCCTGTGTGCAAAGGAGATTATCGGGAATAGAGCCAACCTCACAAAATGGCAGGACGATTTTCACGCCTATATGGTGGAGAAATATCGCGACTTGGAGCGTGGGGAAAGTGCCAGCAAGACAGGCAGGAAGCATATCCCCACCCGTCTGTTCAAGCAGGCGGTCAATCTCTCCAAACAGGCAAGAGCCATTGAAGCCACGCTGGACGGTATTACCCCGTTCAATGCCGGAAAGAAGAAAGAGGAAGCCCTCTCCCTGCTGAAAAAGTGGTTTCCGCAGATGGAGAACTTCTCCGGGCAGCTCAAAAAATACAAGGTCACGATAAACGACCTTTTAGCAGAAAATGAACAGTTGGAAGCCAGAGCCAAAGCCAGTGAAAAAGGCAAGATGAAAGATACGATGGAACGGGCAAAGCTGAAAAGCGAACTGGACGATTTACAGCGGCTGGTTGACCGTATCCCGCCGGATATACTGGCGGAACTGAAACGGCAGCAGCGGCACACAAGGGAACGGTGA